One Mesotoga sp. UBA6090 DNA segment encodes these proteins:
- the mscL gene encoding large conductance mechanosensitive channel protein MscL translates to MWKEFKKFISRGSVIDLAVGIIIGGAFQVIVRSLVDDILMPILGLFTGGIDFSNLFINISGEAYATFAEAKAAGAATINIGLFINAIINFIILAFVIFLIIRAINKMRDRLKKEEAPAAPSTKTCPFCHTSIPIDAVRCPNCTSELGKKT, encoded by the coding sequence GTGTGGAAAGAGTTCAAGAAGTTCATCAGCCGCGGCAGCGTTATTGATTTGGCTGTCGGCATTATTATCGGTGGTGCATTTCAAGTCATTGTAAGATCTCTTGTAGACGACATACTAATGCCGATTCTCGGTTTGTTCACAGGTGGCATTGATTTCAGCAACTTATTCATAAACATTTCAGGGGAGGCCTATGCAACGTTCGCAGAGGCAAAGGCGGCTGGTGCCGCAACGATAAACATCGGTCTTTTCATCAACGCAATCATCAATTTCATTATTCTCGCTTTTGTGATCTTCCTGATAATCAGAGCAATAAACAAAATGCGTGACAGGCTAAAGAAGGAAGAGGCTCCGGCAGCGCCATCAACCAAGACCTGTCCTTTCTGTCACACTTCGATTCCTATCGATGCCGTAAGGTGTCCTAATTGTACATCTGAACTCGGAAAGAAAACTTGA
- the ggt gene encoding gamma-glutamyltransferase produces the protein MRKSVFVLVAILIAGTVLASNPLNLYGRDAEGRNGVVAAAKPEASEVGVKILEMGGNAVDAAIATAFAIGVLEPNASGIGGGGFMIIKLADMDEPVVIDFRETAPNSTSPTFFNLDENNRPVNYESVIGGKAIGVPGEVAGLLYALENYGTLSRKEVIQPAIDWAEKGIPVTVNLFSIISDNYEKIMMMENGVDLYLKYGGIPYEVGETIVLKDLANTLRSIVENGKDAIYSGEIAEKIVGEVQKRGGVMTMDDLANYEVKVRKPVVGTYRGYTILSVPPASSGGTHVIELLNIMENFDVGSMGDNTAETIHIWSEAMKLIFADRSRYMADTDFVDVPLEGLTSKDYARTLAEKIDKRIPLEFVEPGDPWKFESGSTTHLSVMDKEGNMVAMTKSINYFFGSGVVVPTTGIILNNHMDDFVKTPGSANSVEPGKRPLSSMSPTLVIDPEGEPYMTIGAPGGTRIITTVAQTISNIIDHGMTVQQAILAPRVFRMQTGPMSIEGRISINAYNRLIEMGHEITVRNDYDPYFGGVHAVLFNKDIGILFGGADPRRDGQAVGY, from the coding sequence ATGAGAAAATCAGTGTTTGTTCTTGTGGCCATACTAATTGCTGGAACCGTTTTGGCATCGAACCCTCTTAACCTTTATGGAAGGGATGCAGAGGGAAGAAACGGAGTTGTTGCAGCCGCAAAACCTGAAGCCTCAGAAGTAGGCGTTAAGATTCTTGAGATGGGCGGGAATGCTGTAGACGCTGCTATAGCCACCGCATTTGCGATAGGTGTTCTGGAACCGAATGCTTCTGGAATCGGCGGAGGAGGATTCATGATAATTAAGCTGGCCGATATGGATGAACCAGTAGTCATTGATTTCAGAGAGACTGCACCGAACTCTACAAGCCCGACTTTCTTCAATCTTGACGAGAATAATCGTCCAGTAAACTATGAGAGCGTCATCGGGGGAAAGGCCATAGGGGTTCCGGGTGAAGTCGCCGGCCTATTATATGCTCTTGAAAACTACGGAACGCTTTCTCGAAAAGAAGTAATTCAGCCAGCCATAGACTGGGCCGAGAAGGGAATCCCTGTAACAGTTAATCTTTTTTCAATTATTAGCGACAACTACGAGAAGATAATGATGATGGAAAATGGAGTCGACCTCTATTTGAAGTATGGAGGTATTCCTTATGAAGTGGGAGAGACTATTGTACTAAAGGACTTGGCCAATACCCTAAGATCTATCGTAGAGAACGGGAAAGATGCGATATATTCTGGAGAAATTGCCGAGAAGATTGTGGGCGAAGTTCAGAAACGCGGCGGAGTAATGACAATGGATGATCTTGCAAATTATGAAGTGAAGGTTCGCAAACCAGTTGTTGGAACATATCGAGGTTACACTATACTGTCAGTTCCACCTGCTAGCTCGGGAGGAACTCACGTAATTGAACTTCTAAATATCATGGAGAATTTCGATGTCGGATCGATGGGAGACAACACTGCCGAGACGATCCACATCTGGTCAGAGGCAATGAAACTGATTTTTGCCGATAGATCAAGATACATGGCCGATACTGACTTTGTGGATGTTCCTCTCGAGGGACTAACTTCGAAAGATTATGCCAGGACCCTTGCTGAGAAAATAGATAAGCGCATTCCACTTGAATTCGTTGAGCCCGGTGACCCCTGGAAGTTCGAAAGCGGAAGCACTACTCATCTTTCTGTTATGGACAAAGAGGGAAACATGGTTGCTATGACAAAATCCATAAACTACTTCTTTGGTTCTGGCGTTGTTGTGCCGACAACAGGAATTATTCTTAATAATCACATGGACGACTTCGTAAAAACCCCCGGCTCAGCAAACTCAGTCGAACCCGGGAAAAGGCCACTCAGCAGCATGAGTCCTACTCTGGTTATAGACCCTGAAGGTGAACCATATATGACTATCGGTGCGCCAGGCGGTACACGGATCATCACTACTGTAGCTCAAACCATAAGCAACATAATTGACCACGGAATGACTGTACAGCAAGCAATTCTGGCACCCAGAGTATTTAGGATGCAGACTGGCCCGATGTCTATAGAAGGAAGGATCTCAATTAACGCTTACAATAGGCTTATCGAAATGGGACATGAAATAACTGTAAGAAACGACTATGATCCTTACTTCGGCGGGGTTCATGCCGTTTTGTTCAACAAAGATATAGGAATACTATTTGGAGGAGCCGACCCCAGAAGAGACGGGCAGGCTGTTGGATATTGA
- a CDS encoding aminotransferase class IV: protein MWAFLDGDFVQEKSRVIQLENRGLTFADGLFEVIRTIEGRILFFEEHFSRMKKSAEFFNIEMRFTPEEVKKSALELIGRNSIEDGELYIELTRGTDPHREHRYPPKDTSSTFFMLALPLRRIDADNWKNGVKLFTYPDLRHKLCEHKTINLLPNVLAKNFAYANGGYEALMYREEDGMKFVTEGGSSNYFLVDNGIFLTPNVDNILPGITRGKVIEIIKKLGHRIIEKRVTVQEFLSAEEVFLVSTVSRVMPVKGIDEVTFKVRGRYTEKVMSAYEELFFSDR, encoded by the coding sequence ATGTGGGCATTTCTTGACGGTGATTTTGTACAGGAGAAAAGTAGAGTTATTCAGTTGGAGAACAGGGGACTGACTTTTGCAGATGGACTCTTTGAGGTTATTAGGACGATCGAAGGGAGAATTCTCTTTTTTGAAGAGCACTTCTCGAGGATGAAGAAGAGTGCTGAGTTTTTCAACATCGAGATGCGATTCACCCCAGAAGAAGTAAAGAAAAGTGCACTTGAACTCATAGGGAGAAATTCAATCGAAGATGGGGAGCTTTACATAGAACTAACGAGAGGTACAGACCCTCACAGAGAGCATAGATACCCTCCAAAGGATACATCCAGCACGTTTTTTATGCTTGCCCTTCCATTGAGAAGAATTGATGCAGATAACTGGAAGAATGGAGTTAAGCTCTTCACCTATCCTGATCTAAGACACAAGCTATGCGAGCACAAGACGATAAACTTGCTGCCCAACGTTCTTGCCAAGAACTTCGCGTATGCCAATGGAGGATATGAGGCACTGATGTATCGAGAAGAAGATGGAATGAAATTCGTGACCGAAGGGGGTAGTTCAAACTACTTTCTTGTAGATAATGGGATCTTCTTGACGCCCAATGTCGACAATATCCTTCCTGGCATTACCAGGGGAAAGGTAATTGAAATCATAAAAAAACTCGGTCACAGGATTATTGAAAAGCGAGTCACCGTCCAGGAGTTTCTAAGCGCGGAAGAGGTTTTCCTCGTGAGCACGGTTTCCCGTGTAATGCCAGTTAAAGGCATCGATGAAGTTACTTTCAAAGTTCGCGGCAGATACACCGAGAAAGTTATGAGCGCATATGAAGAACTCTTCTTCTCAGACAGGTGA
- the nadE gene encoding NAD(+) synthase: MREIVDFIRSTVLKWGYRGAVIGISGGIDSAVVGKLAVDALGKKNVFGLLMPERDSSKDTLEDSKLVAGFLGIDFKVKNISSVLRSVGCYRLQPPALLIPQSVKEKYVRDKWKKLSSDPFLDDLADSGNEEFKRGLAFYRAKHRVRMVSLYLEAEKRGYAVLGTTNKTEWLCGLYVKWGDDSSDIEPIKHLFKTEVMDLARDLKIPARIIEKPPSPDLIPGVNDETAFGLQMNELDEVLREIEAGKAPNPHDRKVMRVMEILQAAEHRKLRNLSIIQKK; encoded by the coding sequence ATGCGAGAAATTGTCGATTTCATAAGAAGCACTGTTCTGAAGTGGGGCTATCGAGGGGCTGTGATAGGAATAAGCGGAGGAATAGACTCTGCAGTGGTAGGTAAGCTAGCTGTTGACGCCCTAGGCAAGAAAAACGTATTTGGCCTTCTCATGCCCGAGCGCGACTCTTCGAAGGATACTCTGGAGGATTCGAAGCTTGTGGCTGGTTTCCTGGGAATAGACTTCAAAGTCAAGAACATAAGTTCAGTTCTCCGTTCTGTTGGCTGTTATAGACTTCAACCGCCTGCACTTTTAATACCTCAGTCGGTTAAAGAAAAGTATGTAAGGGATAAGTGGAAGAAGCTTTCTTCAGATCCTTTTCTCGACGACTTGGCCGACAGTGGCAATGAAGAATTCAAAAGGGGACTGGCTTTTTACAGGGCTAAACACAGAGTCAGGATGGTTTCGTTATATCTGGAAGCCGAAAAAAGGGGTTACGCTGTACTAGGCACGACAAACAAGACTGAATGGCTTTGCGGACTTTATGTGAAGTGGGGAGATGATTCTAGCGACATTGAGCCGATAAAGCATTTGTTCAAGACTGAGGTAATGGATCTTGCAAGAGACTTGAAAATCCCGGCGAGGATCATTGAAAAACCACCGAGTCCCGATCTAATTCCGGGAGTCAATGATGAAACTGCCTTTGGACTTCAAATGAATGAGCTAGATGAAGTGCTTCGGGAAATCGAAGCCGGCAAAGCCCCAAACCCTCACGACAGGAAGGTCATGAGGGTTATGGAAATACTCCAGGCGGCTGAACACAGGAAGCTCAGGAATCTTTCAATTATTCAGAAGAAGTGA